One part of the Enterococcus sp. DIV1094 genome encodes these proteins:
- a CDS encoding sugar kinase produces MKIGAFGEVMLRLTPPEALLLEQTHTLRMAYTGTGVNLVGNLAHFGVESYLLTALPDNRLGDAALANLKSLGINTRYVIQKEQHIGTYFAEMGYGVRPTEITYQNRKNSSFGLAMITDYAIADFVETIDLVHICGISLSLNEHSAEVAIAVAKTAHEQGKKVCFDFNFRPSLNQEPDKKRVMKERYQEILPYCNVIFGSVRDLSELLEWSMDVSSQSAKIRSFQAFLSHYQIEWFAGTTRHTTDEKKQLSGYLLSPTEWIETERYTLDSLDRIGAGDAFAAGILLGYSENWSLDRSVEFALGNSRLAHTIQGDVPLTTRKQVDQLLSHPTIDLNR; encoded by the coding sequence ATGAAAATCGGCGCATTTGGTGAAGTGATGTTGAGGCTGACACCACCTGAAGCTCTCCTGTTAGAACAGACGCACACCTTGCGGATGGCGTATACAGGAACAGGTGTGAATCTAGTCGGAAATTTAGCACACTTCGGAGTAGAAAGTTACTTATTGACGGCATTGCCAGATAATCGTTTGGGAGATGCTGCATTGGCCAACTTGAAGAGTTTGGGTATCAATACAAGGTATGTGATCCAAAAAGAGCAACATATCGGTACTTATTTTGCTGAGATGGGATACGGAGTCAGACCAACAGAAATCACCTATCAAAATCGTAAAAATAGTTCTTTTGGTTTGGCAATGATCACCGATTATGCGATTGCGGACTTTGTCGAAACAATTGATCTGGTCCATATCTGTGGCATCAGTTTGAGCCTAAATGAACATTCAGCGGAAGTAGCGATCGCTGTGGCAAAAACTGCACATGAGCAAGGAAAAAAAGTCTGTTTTGATTTTAATTTTCGCCCTAGTCTAAACCAAGAGCCAGATAAAAAACGAGTGATGAAAGAACGCTATCAAGAAATACTTCCCTATTGCAATGTCATCTTTGGCTCCGTTCGTGATCTATCTGAATTGTTAGAGTGGTCGATGGATGTGTCCAGTCAATCGGCTAAAATTCGCTCATTCCAAGCATTCTTGAGCCATTATCAAATCGAGTGGTTTGCTGGAACGACGCGACACACAACCGACGAGAAAAAACAACTTAGTGGATATCTGTTGAGTCCAACAGAATGGATCGAAACAGAGAGGTATACACTCGATAGCTTAGATCGTATCGGGGCAGGTGACGCATTTGCTGCGGGGATTTTATTAGGCTATAGTGAAAATTGGTCATTGGATCGATCTGTTGAGTTTGCTTTAGGAAATTCCCGTTTAGCTCATACGATCCAAGGGGATGTGCCGTTGACGACTAGGAAGCAAGTCGACCAGTTATTGTCTCACCCAACGATCGATTTGAATCGATAA
- the dagF gene encoding 2-dehydro-3-deoxy-phosphogluconate aldolase, protein MSLTPNYLEDRICLNVLANSVENAKECYEAAEGHILLGVLSKNYPSDDEAIADMKKYQEATNNALSIGLGAGDPNQSQMVTRLAQVLQPQHVNQVFTGVGASRAVLGQSETIVNGLVSPTGKEGYVNLATGPLSSQGPAAMVPIETAIRLLQDMGGSSIKYFPMKGLAHKKEYEAVAAACAAFDFYLEPTGGIDLTNFEEIVQIAVDAGVKKIIPHVYSSIIDPETGDTRPQEVRQLLDMMKNLVKTGE, encoded by the coding sequence ATGTCATTGACCCCAAATTATCTTGAAGATAGAATTTGTTTAAATGTATTGGCTAATTCTGTCGAAAATGCGAAAGAATGTTACGAGGCAGCGGAAGGGCATATCCTATTAGGTGTCTTATCTAAAAATTATCCGAGTGATGACGAAGCAATCGCAGATATGAAAAAATACCAAGAAGCAACTAATAATGCTTTATCGATTGGTTTAGGTGCTGGTGATCCAAACCAAAGCCAAATGGTGACTCGCTTAGCACAAGTACTACAACCTCAACATGTCAATCAAGTATTTACAGGTGTGGGCGCTTCTCGGGCGGTCTTAGGGCAATCTGAGACGATCGTCAATGGTTTAGTTTCCCCGACTGGAAAAGAAGGCTACGTCAATCTTGCGACGGGTCCTTTGAGTAGCCAAGGTCCTGCCGCAATGGTTCCGATCGAAACAGCCATTCGTTTGTTACAGGACATGGGCGGCAGCTCGATCAAATACTTTCCAATGAAAGGCTTAGCGCATAAGAAAGAATATGAAGCAGTTGCAGCAGCTTGCGCAGCATTTGATTTTTATTTGGAACCAACAGGTGGAATCGATCTCACAAACTTTGAAGAAATCGTTCAGATCGCAGTCGATGCAGGAGTCAAAAAAATCATCCCTCATGTGTATAGTTCGATCATTGATCCAGAAACAGGTGATACCCGACCACAAGAAGTTCGTCAACTGTTGGATATGATGAAAAATTTAGTGAAAACAGGTGAGTGA
- a CDS encoding DgaE family pyridoxal phosphate-dependent ammonia lyase: MTVTYEKFGLNEVINASGRMTILGVSTLTESVLEAQRFGGEHFFEMADLMKKTGAYLAQQLEVDDVQIVSSASAGIAQSVAAVIGQGSLYHVHHPYDETIKRREIILPKGHNVDYGVPVELMIQQGGGHVIEAGYANQCTPEHIEQMITEQTAAILYIKSHHTVQKSMLSVAEAVAVANKYELPLIVDAAAEEDLLKYTALGADLVIYSGAKAIEGPSAGMVIGKEPLVSWVRLQSQGIGRSMKIGKENVLGFVQAVDDYLTNGSESGESMKKRVQPFVEALEKLPGIEAKIVQDPAGREIYRASIQVIKGSAMDIIKQLKEKAPVIYTRDYQANNGIIEFDIRSVTQKEMDKIIYRLKEILQSKE, encoded by the coding sequence ATGACTGTAACTTATGAAAAATTTGGTTTGAATGAAGTGATCAATGCTTCTGGTCGGATGACGATCTTAGGTGTCTCCACTTTGACCGAATCGGTGTTAGAAGCCCAACGTTTTGGGGGCGAACACTTTTTTGAAATGGCCGACCTGATGAAGAAAACCGGTGCCTATTTGGCGCAGCAATTAGAAGTGGACGATGTACAAATCGTTTCTTCAGCTTCTGCTGGCATCGCTCAATCGGTAGCTGCTGTTATCGGTCAAGGTTCGTTGTATCATGTGCATCATCCTTACGATGAAACAATCAAACGTAGAGAAATCATCTTACCAAAGGGACATAATGTCGATTACGGTGTGCCAGTAGAGTTGATGATCCAACAAGGTGGCGGGCATGTCATCGAGGCGGGGTATGCGAACCAATGTACACCTGAACATATCGAACAAATGATCACTGAACAAACAGCGGCTATTTTGTACATCAAAAGTCATCATACGGTACAAAAAAGTATGCTGAGTGTGGCGGAAGCCGTTGCTGTCGCTAATAAGTACGAGTTACCATTAATCGTTGATGCAGCAGCTGAAGAAGACTTGCTGAAATATACTGCACTAGGCGCTGATCTAGTGATCTATTCAGGTGCCAAAGCCATTGAAGGTCCAAGTGCCGGCATGGTGATCGGCAAAGAGCCGCTTGTTTCTTGGGTACGTCTTCAGTCGCAAGGGATTGGTCGCTCAATGAAAATCGGTAAAGAAAATGTTCTAGGATTTGTCCAAGCAGTCGATGATTATTTAACAAATGGCAGTGAGTCAGGCGAATCGATGAAAAAAAGAGTTCAACCATTTGTTGAAGCACTCGAAAAACTTCCGGGTATCGAGGCTAAGATCGTTCAAGATCCAGCTGGTCGGGAAATCTATCGTGCGAGTATCCAAGTCATTAAGGGCTCAGCAATGGATATCATTAAGCAGCTAAAAGAAAAAGCACCAGTAATTTATACAAGAGACTACCAAGCGAACAATGGAATCATCGAGTTCGATATTCGCTCTGTGACACAAAAAGAGATGGATAAAATCATCTACCGACTAAAAGAAATCTTACAATCAAAGGAGTAA
- a CDS encoding amidohydrolase/deacetylase family metallohydrolase — MFDLIIRNGRELGKEPVDIGVKNGKIALISQQIEESAKQELVLSAEQYLSAGWIDDHVHCFEEMTLYYDYPDEIGIEKGVATVIDAGTTGAENIHTFYEHAKQAKTNVFALLNISKWGIVEQDELADLSKIQNELVHQKLEELPDFIVGLKARMSKTVVGENGITPLKLAKKIQSQNDGLPLMVHIGSAPPNLEEILANLEKNDVMTHCFNGKSNGIIDQSTNEIKPFVKKAITDGIVFDIGHGTDSFNFDVAEAALKAGIKADSISTDIYIRNRKNGPVYDLATTMEKLFVVGYSWEEILEKVTSAPAKQFNLTTKGHIKEGFDADFTIYTFHDQEKQLTDSNGNTRTTIQQIIPVNVIVGGINYDCNL; from the coding sequence ATGTTTGATTTAATCATAAGAAATGGCAGAGAGTTAGGAAAAGAACCAGTGGACATCGGTGTGAAGAATGGCAAGATCGCGCTGATCAGTCAGCAGATCGAAGAGTCGGCAAAACAAGAACTAGTACTGTCAGCTGAACAGTATTTATCCGCAGGTTGGATCGATGACCATGTCCATTGTTTTGAGGAAATGACTTTATACTATGATTATCCAGATGAAATCGGGATAGAAAAAGGCGTTGCGACGGTTATCGATGCTGGGACAACGGGTGCAGAAAACATCCATACCTTTTATGAACACGCGAAACAAGCAAAAACAAATGTTTTCGCTTTACTGAATATTTCCAAATGGGGTATTGTTGAACAAGATGAATTAGCAGATTTGTCAAAAATCCAAAATGAACTGGTTCATCAAAAACTAGAAGAATTGCCTGATTTTATTGTAGGGCTTAAAGCACGGATGAGTAAAACGGTCGTGGGTGAAAATGGCATCACACCTTTAAAATTAGCAAAGAAAATCCAAAGCCAAAATGATGGCTTGCCTTTAATGGTCCATATTGGTTCTGCTCCGCCGAACTTAGAAGAAATCTTAGCGAATCTGGAGAAAAATGATGTGATGACTCATTGCTTCAATGGGAAATCTAACGGCATCATCGATCAGTCGACCAACGAAATCAAACCGTTTGTCAAAAAAGCGATTACTGATGGGATCGTGTTTGATATCGGGCATGGCACGGATAGTTTCAATTTTGATGTCGCTGAAGCTGCACTTAAAGCAGGGATCAAAGCCGATTCGATCAGTACAGATATTTACATTAGAAATCGCAAAAATGGACCGGTGTATGATTTAGCGACGACTATGGAAAAACTGTTTGTCGTTGGTTATTCTTGGGAAGAAATCCTTGAAAAAGTAACAAGTGCGCCGGCGAAGCAGTTCAATTTGACAACGAAAGGTCACATCAAAGAAGGCTTTGATGCAGATTTTACGATCTATACTTTCCATGACCAAGAAAAGCAATTGACAGATTCGAATGGCAATACACGTACGACCATACAGCAAATCATCCCTGTAAATGTGATTGTAGGAGGCATCAACTATGACTGTAACTTATGA
- a CDS encoding DUF871 domain-containing protein: protein MKRSLGISLYPDHSDPQEDHAYLKMAHKYGFTRIFMSMLEITEDTEQVKQKFQQLIEYAASLGFETILDVAPSIFEQLNISYDDMSFFHELGADGIRLDLGFDGRKEALLTYNPYQLAIELNMSNDVAYLENILSHQANTPFLYGCHNFYPQAGTGLPYEFFESCSLRFKRQGIRTAAFITSQTGTIGPWDVNDGLPTLEMHRQLGVVPAAKHLFATNLIDDVIIGNAYASEEELQALGAIDRYQTVLAIDFLPQINEVERTIVLDEQHVRRGDITEQVIRSTEVRKTYQADANPPHDNEQLFQPGDVVIGNDHFGKYKNELQIVLTPHHDPRKNKVGSIVADEQVLLSFVHPWSKFKFKEK, encoded by the coding sequence ATGAAACGTTCACTAGGAATCTCTCTTTACCCGGATCATAGCGATCCCCAAGAAGATCATGCGTATCTTAAAATGGCACACAAATACGGTTTTACTCGAATTTTTATGAGCATGTTAGAAATAACTGAAGATACAGAACAAGTCAAACAAAAATTTCAACAATTGATCGAATATGCTGCTTCGCTTGGTTTTGAAACGATTTTAGATGTGGCACCCTCGATTTTTGAACAGTTGAATATTTCTTATGACGATATGAGTTTTTTTCATGAGTTAGGGGCAGACGGCATTCGTCTGGATCTAGGGTTTGATGGCAGAAAAGAAGCATTGCTGACTTACAATCCATACCAGTTAGCGATTGAGTTGAACATGAGTAATGATGTGGCTTATTTAGAAAATATTTTGAGTCACCAAGCAAATACACCATTTTTATACGGCTGCCATAACTTTTATCCGCAAGCAGGAACAGGACTTCCATATGAATTTTTTGAATCGTGCAGTCTTCGTTTTAAACGCCAAGGCATCCGCACTGCTGCGTTTATCACTTCTCAAACCGGAACGATCGGTCCTTGGGATGTGAATGATGGATTACCGACATTGGAAATGCACCGCCAGTTAGGCGTTGTTCCAGCTGCCAAGCATTTATTTGCGACCAATCTCATCGATGATGTCATTATCGGCAATGCCTATGCTTCAGAAGAAGAGTTGCAAGCTCTAGGTGCAATCGATCGATATCAGACTGTTTTGGCGATTGATTTTCTTCCTCAGATCAATGAAGTTGAGCGAACGATCGTTTTGGACGAGCAACACGTGCGTAGAGGTGATATTACGGAACAAGTGATCCGTTCAACTGAAGTAAGAAAAACGTATCAAGCGGATGCCAATCCTCCGCATGACAATGAACAGCTGTTTCAACCAGGTGACGTAGTTATTGGAAATGATCACTTTGGGAAATACAAAAATGAGTTACAGATCGTATTAACGCCACATCACGATCCAAGAAAAAATAAAGTTGGTTCCATAGTTGCGGATGAACAAGTGTTATTATCTTTCGTCCATCCTTGGTCAAAATTCAAATTTAAAGAAAAGTAG
- a CDS encoding PTS sugar transporter subunit IIC, with protein MDKFVGLIEQKIMPVANRIGTQRHMTAIRKGIIATMPLTIVGSFFTILLNIPIESVASVIEPYRAILDIPFRYTVGILALYATFGIASSLAKSYRLDSLTAGILALMSFLIVAAPPTQVLEDLEGISAGRYINIANLGSGSLFGAIVTAILSVEIYRFFIEKKITIKMPDGVPPEVTNSFVALIPGAVILIFFWVIRHLLGFDLNGFLSQLLMPLKGVLAGNSLFGGLLTVFLICFFWVLGIHGPAIMGPVIRPFWDISIAENIDAFNAGTNAHDMPNIFTEQFLQWFVWIGGAGTTLALVVLFMFSKSKYLKSLGRLSILPGLFNINEPMIFGAPIVMNPVLGIPFIIAPLVTTTLSYILTVSGLVPMMVARLPFAMPAPIAAWMSTNWSVAAGLLVVLNFFITLAIYYPFFKVFEKQQLAREQEEEKAEQDSIQITNGITNE; from the coding sequence ATGGATAAATTTGTAGGGTTGATTGAACAAAAAATTATGCCGGTGGCGAATCGGATCGGTACACAACGTCATATGACAGCGATTCGAAAAGGGATCATCGCGACGATGCCATTAACGATTGTCGGGTCATTCTTTACGATCTTATTGAATATTCCGATCGAGTCAGTCGCTTCGGTCATTGAACCATATCGTGCAATTTTAGATATTCCGTTTCGTTATACAGTGGGGATCTTAGCTTTATATGCTACCTTCGGGATTGCCTCTTCATTAGCCAAGAGTTATCGTTTAGATTCATTAACTGCTGGGATCTTAGCTTTGATGTCGTTTTTGATCGTCGCTGCGCCGCCAACTCAAGTGTTGGAGGACCTTGAAGGAATCTCAGCCGGTCGCTACATCAATATTGCTAATCTTGGTTCAGGTTCTTTATTTGGGGCCATCGTAACAGCTATATTATCCGTAGAAATCTATCGCTTCTTTATTGAAAAGAAAATAACGATAAAAATGCCAGATGGCGTACCGCCAGAAGTAACCAATTCATTTGTCGCATTGATCCCAGGAGCCGTGATCTTGATTTTCTTTTGGGTCATCCGTCATTTACTTGGTTTTGATTTAAATGGTTTCTTGAGTCAATTATTGATGCCGCTTAAAGGGGTATTAGCAGGAAATAGTTTATTTGGTGGACTACTTACAGTCTTCTTGATTTGTTTCTTCTGGGTGTTAGGGATCCATGGACCAGCGATCATGGGACCAGTGATCCGTCCGTTTTGGGATATCTCGATCGCTGAAAATATCGATGCATTCAATGCAGGCACGAATGCCCATGACATGCCCAATATTTTTACAGAACAATTTTTACAATGGTTTGTTTGGATCGGTGGAGCGGGTACGACCCTTGCATTAGTCGTCTTGTTCATGTTTTCCAAATCCAAATATTTGAAGAGTTTAGGTCGGTTATCGATCTTACCTGGTTTATTCAATATCAATGAACCGATGATTTTCGGAGCGCCAATCGTTATGAATCCAGTCTTAGGGATTCCGTTTATCATAGCACCATTAGTAACAACGACCTTATCTTATATCCTGACGGTAAGTGGATTAGTACCAATGATGGTCGCCCGATTGCCTTTTGCGATGCCAGCGCCTATTGCGGCTTGGATGAGTACGAATTGGAGTGTGGCCGCGGGTCTATTAGTGGTACTCAACTTCTTCATCACGCTTGCGATCTACTATCCATTTTTCAAAGTCTTTGAGAAACAACAGTTGGCACGAGAACAAGAAGAAGAAAAAGCAGAACAAGACTCGATCCAGATCACAAATGGTATCACAAACGAGTAA
- a CDS encoding GntR family transcriptional regulator: protein MKRTRVLYLEVADKIKEDIFSGKYPVGSMLPTENELEELFQVSKITVRKAIELLATDEYVEKKSGRGTTVLSNRPYNRLSKAESFTQILKDSQYEVCKETIGLEKISIKKDDPLYSMFGSAAVCFKRLYYLNDQPYIYFVHYLPKDMNKMKQKEFDKESLYRLLTQNNHIIDSFSDDFSATFLTDEEKELLKTDSEIAIKRTRRSTTEDKEVVEYSEAIYHTDLHPYHINYET from the coding sequence ATGAAAAGAACGCGTGTACTATATCTAGAAGTAGCAGACAAGATAAAAGAGGATATTTTTTCAGGAAAATATCCGGTGGGGAGTATGTTACCGACTGAAAATGAATTAGAAGAATTGTTCCAAGTGAGTAAAATCACTGTTCGCAAAGCGATCGAGTTATTAGCAACGGATGAATATGTCGAAAAGAAAAGTGGTCGAGGCACAACGGTATTAAGCAATCGTCCATATAATCGATTATCCAAAGCGGAAAGTTTTACACAGATCTTAAAGGATTCTCAATATGAAGTCTGTAAGGAAACGATTGGTTTAGAAAAGATCAGCATCAAAAAAGATGATCCGTTGTATTCGATGTTCGGTTCAGCTGCCGTCTGCTTCAAGCGTTTGTACTACTTGAATGATCAACCGTATATCTATTTTGTTCACTATTTGCCAAAAGATATGAATAAAATGAAACAAAAAGAATTTGATAAAGAATCATTATATCGGTTGTTAACGCAAAATAACCATATCATCGACTCTTTTTCAGATGATTTTTCTGCTACGTTTTTAACAGATGAAGAAAAAGAATTGTTGAAGACAGATTCAGAGATCGCAATCAAGCGAACACGTCGCTCAACGACGGAAGATAAAGAAGTGGTCGAGTATTCAGAAGCGATCTATCATACAGATCTCCATCCTTATCATATCAATTATGAAACATAG
- a CDS encoding glycoside hydrolase family 1 protein: protein MVARFKKDFLWGGATAANQLEGAFDRDGKGLSVADAMPGGKQRFAVIGSEEFDWTINEEKYLYPNHRGIEHYDRFKEDIALFAEMGFKSYRFSIAWTRIFPQGDEQTPNEAGLAFYDELIDTCLSYDIEPVITISHYEMPLHLAKEYGGWKNRQLIEFYERFARTVLERYSSKVKYWMTFNEINSAFHFPALSQGLVKSNGASDYQNIFQAWHNQFVASSKAVKIAHELRPDIQVGCMIIYATTYSIDANPINQVATLIQNQEFNFFCTDVQVRGEYPAYTARTYKKYGVDVDKLEQTEEDFQLLKEYPVDYIGFSYYMSSAIDETNPDADTSNGNLLGGVKNPFLEASEWGWQIDPEGLRVALNELYNRYEKPLFIVENGLGAIDKVEEDGTINDDYRIDYLRRHIEAMADAVADGVDLMGYTPWGCIDLVSASTGEMSKRYGFIYVDLDDEGNGTLARSKKKSFDWYKAVIKTNGEEL from the coding sequence ATGGTAGCACGATTCAAAAAAGACTTTTTATGGGGTGGCGCAACAGCCGCAAATCAATTAGAAGGTGCTTTTGACCGCGATGGCAAAGGCTTATCAGTAGCAGATGCAATGCCTGGAGGGAAACAACGTTTTGCGGTTATCGGCAGTGAAGAATTTGATTGGACGATCAATGAGGAGAAATACCTTTATCCAAACCATCGTGGGATCGAACACTATGATCGCTTCAAAGAAGATATCGCGTTATTTGCGGAAATGGGTTTTAAAAGTTATCGCTTTTCGATTGCTTGGACACGTATTTTTCCACAAGGGGATGAACAAACACCGAATGAAGCTGGCTTAGCTTTTTACGATGAGTTGATCGATACTTGCTTGAGCTATGATATCGAGCCAGTCATTACGATCTCTCATTATGAAATGCCGTTACACTTGGCAAAAGAATATGGTGGGTGGAAAAATCGACAATTGATCGAGTTTTATGAACGTTTTGCTCGTACCGTATTAGAACGTTACAGCAGTAAAGTGAAATATTGGATGACGTTCAACGAAATCAACTCTGCTTTTCATTTCCCAGCATTGAGTCAAGGGTTAGTTAAAAGTAATGGGGCAAGTGACTACCAAAATATTTTCCAAGCATGGCACAATCAGTTTGTCGCTAGCAGTAAAGCGGTGAAAATCGCACATGAGTTGCGTCCTGACATCCAAGTAGGCTGCATGATCATCTATGCAACGACTTATAGTATCGATGCAAACCCGATCAATCAAGTCGCAACATTGATCCAAAACCAAGAGTTCAACTTCTTCTGTACAGATGTGCAAGTACGTGGAGAATATCCAGCTTATACAGCACGTACGTATAAAAAATATGGAGTAGACGTTGACAAATTAGAGCAAACGGAAGAAGATTTCCAATTACTAAAAGAGTATCCAGTCGACTATATCGGCTTTAGTTACTATATGTCATCAGCCATCGATGAAACGAATCCAGATGCGGACACATCGAATGGGAACTTACTAGGTGGGGTGAAAAATCCATTCCTTGAAGCAAGTGAGTGGGGATGGCAAATCGATCCTGAAGGCTTACGTGTGGCATTGAATGAATTATACAACCGCTATGAAAAACCATTGTTTATTGTCGAAAATGGTTTGGGAGCCATCGATAAAGTGGAAGAAGATGGAACAATCAATGATGACTATCGTATCGATTACTTACGTCGTCATATTGAAGCGATGGCCGACGCAGTTGCCGATGGCGTCGATTTGATGGGCTACACGCCATGGGGCTGTATTGATTTAGTTAGTGCATCGACAGGTGAAATGAGCAAACGTTACGGATTTATCTATGTTGATCTCGATGATGAAGGAAATGGCACTTTAGCGCGTTCAAAGAAAAAATCTTTTGATTGGTACAAAGCAGTCATAAAAACGAACGGTGAAGAATTATAA
- a CDS encoding beta-glucoside-specific PTS transporter subunit IIABC, whose product MDNQAVGRRVWEAVGGEKNVNSLVHCATRLRFKLKDESMADTQKLKNDPDVIQVVQSGGQYQVVIGSNVSDVYQAIVDEQGLGEGVNSDSEDTSKNPLNRLIDIISSIFTPFLGAMAAAGILKGFLSLATVLGWLAADSGAYQILFAAADGVFTFLPVMLAFTAAKKFKTNQFLSVAIAMALVYPAITQLAGSGTAVDFFGLPVILSQSGYTSSVIPIILAVWVQSKFEPLVKKVIPQFLQMIFVPMIVLLVMVPLTFLVLGPIGTVIGNALGGLFNSIYSFSPLVAGVIMGSMWQVLVMFGMHWGFVPIIFLNIEQYGFDVLMPMLLPAILAQGGAALGVALRTKDSKLRSLGISSMITSFFGITEPTVYGVTLPLKKPFIVACISGGIGGGIIGFAGVKAFSSGLISLLTIPTFISTDPALESSVTMAVIGTAVAFVLGFIGTYLIGFDEEVQDQKLEKTETTTGDTISTARHNLKSPLTGKVLPLTEVPDKVFSSGAMGKGIAIDPEKGELVAPAEGEITTIFPTGHAVGLTTTDGVEILMHIGMDTVELNGEGFETFVKQGDKVKAGDLLVRFDIEKIKAAGYSVITPVVVTNTDHFADVLELDQQEIIANEDFLAIVK is encoded by the coding sequence ATGGATAATCAAGCAGTAGGACGGAGAGTCTGGGAAGCCGTAGGCGGAGAAAAAAATGTAAATAGTTTAGTGCATTGTGCGACAAGATTACGTTTCAAATTAAAAGATGAATCAATGGCAGACACACAGAAATTAAAAAATGATCCAGATGTGATCCAAGTCGTGCAAAGTGGCGGCCAGTATCAAGTCGTGATCGGCAGTAATGTGTCGGATGTCTACCAAGCAATCGTTGATGAACAAGGTTTAGGTGAAGGCGTAAATTCAGATAGTGAAGATACAAGTAAAAATCCGTTGAATCGATTGATCGATATTATTTCAAGTATCTTTACACCGTTTTTAGGTGCAATGGCAGCAGCGGGGATATTGAAAGGTTTCTTATCACTTGCGACAGTATTAGGTTGGTTGGCAGCTGATAGCGGCGCTTATCAAATCTTGTTTGCAGCAGCAGACGGAGTCTTTACTTTCCTACCAGTGATGTTAGCTTTTACGGCTGCAAAGAAATTCAAGACCAATCAGTTTTTATCGGTAGCGATTGCTATGGCGTTAGTCTATCCAGCAATCACACAGTTAGCAGGTTCAGGGACGGCAGTTGACTTTTTCGGTCTACCAGTGATCTTGTCTCAATCTGGTTATACTTCTTCTGTTATTCCGATTATTTTAGCTGTATGGGTACAAAGTAAGTTTGAACCACTTGTGAAGAAAGTCATTCCACAATTTTTACAAATGATTTTTGTACCAATGATCGTCTTGTTAGTGATGGTTCCTTTAACATTTTTAGTATTAGGACCAATTGGAACCGTTATCGGTAATGCGTTAGGTGGCTTATTCAACTCGATCTACAGCTTCAGTCCATTAGTTGCTGGGGTCATCATGGGTAGTATGTGGCAAGTGTTAGTTATGTTCGGGATGCACTGGGGCTTTGTGCCAATCATCTTCTTGAATATTGAACAATATGGGTTTGATGTCTTGATGCCAATGCTTTTACCAGCAATCTTGGCTCAAGGTGGTGCAGCACTAGGTGTCGCTTTACGCACGAAAGATTCAAAATTGCGTTCATTAGGGATCTCTTCTATGATCACTTCATTTTTCGGTATCACTGAACCAACTGTTTATGGTGTTACTTTACCATTGAAAAAACCGTTTATCGTTGCTTGTATTTCAGGCGGTATCGGCGGAGGAATCATTGGTTTTGCCGGAGTTAAAGCATTCTCTAGTGGCTTGATCAGTTTACTAACGATCCCAACATTTATCAGTACTGATCCAGCACTTGAATCAAGTGTCACAATGGCAGTTATCGGTACGGCTGTTGCCTTTGTTCTTGGCTTTATCGGTACTTACTTGATTGGCTTTGATGAGGAAGTACAGGACCAAAAATTAGAAAAAACAGAAACAACGACTGGTGATACGATCAGTACCGCACGTCATAACTTGAAAAGCCCATTGACTGGAAAAGTTTTACCATTAACAGAAGTACCGGATAAAGTTTTTTCTTCTGGCGCAATGGGAAAAGGGATCGCTATTGATCCTGAAAAAGGCGAATTAGTTGCTCCAGCAGAAGGGGAGATCACGACGATTTTTCCAACAGGTCATGCAGTTGGTTTGACAACGACAGATGGAGTTGAGATTTTGATGCACATCGGGATGGATACTGTGGAATTGAACGGTGAAGGATTCGAAACGTTCGTCAAACAAGGAGATAAAGTAAAAGCAGGGGACTTGCTTGTCCGCTTTGATATTGAGAAAATAAAAGCAGCAGGCTATAGCGTCATCACCCCTGTTGTCGTAACAAATACTGATCACTTTGCAGATGTGTTAGAACTTGATCAACAAGAAATTATTGCTAATGAAGATTTTCTGGCAATTGTAAAATAA